The Streptomyces sp. 135 sequence GCGTGGAGCGCTGACAGCGGCGCCGGTGGGATTCTGCGCCCGGTCGGTCACGACGACCGCACGGGCGCCTTCGGTGAGGGCCCGCTCCACGGCGGCGGGCAGCGGCCCCTCGTCGTCCACCGGAACCGGCACCGCCCGCAGCCCGCTGGCCGACACGAGGTCGAACAGGCTGCCCCACCCCGGGTCCTCGACGGCCACCGCGTCGCCGGGCTTGAGATGGGCGGCGAGCACCCGCTCGATGGCGTCGAGCGCTCCTGAGGTGACGGCGACGGGCCCGGCCGGGACGCCCTCGGCCTCGAAGGCCAGGCGCACGTACCGTTCGAGTCCGGGGTCGACGGCGCCTTCTCCGTAGAGGACCGGTTTCGCGTCGCTCTCTGCCGCGGCCGCCGCGAACGCCTCGGCGAGCGGGGGCAGCAGCTGCGTGTCGGGGTTGCCTTTGGAGACGTTCCGCACGCCCGGGGGCGCGTCCACCCGGATCAATTCGCGGGCGGTCGTGGCGGGCTTCGGCCGGACGCGGCTGCCGCGCCGCCCGGCCGTCTCGATGACCCCGCGCTCGCGCAGCGTGCGATAGGCGGCTGCCACGGTATTGGGATTCACCCCGAGCCGCGCCGCCAACTCCCGCATCGGCGGCAGCAGTTGCCCCGGCTCCAGACCGCCGTCACCGACAGCACGCTCCACGCTGGCAGCGATATCAGCTGCGCGCCGACCTGTGATCCGATACTCTCCTAGCACAAAACGCAGTATGCACTAGTACAAACAAAACAGCAACGCCACACCGCCGACCCGCGCGGGCGGGGGCGCGGCACACGGACCAGCAGGGAGAGGCCATGCAGACGACGCCGACCACCACGGACACCGCTTCACCGGAGAGCGCCGCCTACGTACCCACCGACCGCACCGTCCCCACCCGCTCCCGGGAGCGGGCTTCGTACGACCGCGAGACGGTGCACGCGATACTCGACGAGGCCTACGTCTGCCATCTCGGTTTCGTACGCGACGGCTCCCCCGTCGTGCTGCCGACCCTCTACGGCCGCGTGGGCGAGCGCCTGTACGTGCACGGCTCGACGGGGTCCCGCCCCCTGCGCATGGCCGGCGCCTCCGGG is a genomic window containing:
- a CDS encoding aminotransferase class I/II-fold pyridoxal phosphate-dependent enzyme; the encoded protein is MLGEYRITGRRAADIAASVERAVGDGGLEPGQLLPPMRELAARLGVNPNTVAAAYRTLRERGVIETAGRRGSRVRPKPATTARELIRVDAPPGVRNVSKGNPDTQLLPPLAEAFAAAAAESDAKPVLYGEGAVDPGLERYVRLAFEAEGVPAGPVAVTSGALDAIERVLAAHLKPGDAVAVEDPGWGSLFDLVSASGLRAVPVPVDDEGPLPAAVERALTEGARAVVVTDRAQNPTGAAVSAPRARALRKVLAAHKETLLIEDDHGHGIVDLPLHPLAGATYSWALVRSTAKAYGPDLRLAVLTGDPVTVDRVQGRQRLGPGWVSLLLQRAVVRLWEGGAVDPAVVAASYARRRDALIAALAERGVPARGRSGMNVWVPVPDETGAVARLLHAGWAVAPGARFRLSAPPGVRVTVAALTGEDIVPLADAVASAVGSVPARRYG